Below is a window of Mycolicibacterium chitae DNA.
TCGGTGTCGACGACGAAGCCGTCCAGGCTCGCGGCGGTGTAGTAGACGGTGGCCATCAGTCGGTTCCTCTCATCCAGTCCAGCGGGTCGCCGCGCCCGGCCGGCACGCCGAGGCGGGCCAGCATCGCGCGAGCCAGTTCCCGGCGGTGCGCGGCATAGGTGAGCACGTGCGCGACGATCCCGAACAGCTGGAAGGACTCCGGTGGGTCGCACAGTGCGTCGATCACGGTGTCGGCGAGCCGGCCCTGCTCGGTGACCTCCACGACCATCGCCGACCACCGGGCGGCGACGATGTCGTGGTGGGCCGCCAACGTCCGCGGGTCCGAGGATGCCGGGTCGGTGGGCGTACGCGGTGGGTAGTCGCGGCCCTCGATGCTGGCCAGCCACACTTCCTTGGTCCAGACGATGGCGCCGAGCACGGCGGCGACGCTGGGTTCCGGGCCGTCCCAGTCCAGCACGACCTGCCCCGGCGAAACATGCTGCACCCATTGCGCTTCGGTGAGCTCGGCGGCACGCTTCAGCAGGTGCTCGGTGTCGGCGAGGTCGTGGGCGATCATCAGCCGGGTCACCCCGGCGGTGTGCTGCTCGCCCGCCTCGCCGTCGATCCACAGCGACTGCGGCGGGTGGAAGTGCAGGCCGTTGGGTGCGGGCAGCCGGAAGCCGCGGCCCGTCGCGGGGACCGCCGACGGCGGGATACCGAAGCTGCGCCGGAAGGCCCGGGAGAACACCTCCGGGGAGGACCACCCCTCGTCGGCGGCGACGGCGGCGACCCCCTCGCCGCGGCCCAGCCGCCAGGCCGCGCGCTCCAACATGATCCGGCGGCGCAGCGCGGCGGGCGGCTCGCCGGTCAGGCGGCGCACCTCGCGGGAGAAGTGGAACTCCGAGACGTAGGAGTTGCGGGCCATGTCCTCGACGCCGGCCGCCCCGTCGCCGGGCACCACCGAATCGAGCAGTTCCCGCAACCGGTCGCGGCCCGGCGGCGGTGACGAGGGTTCGGCGCTCACAGCAGTCGAGTATGGTCCGCTGGGGCGACCAGGGACATGACAATTCCTGCTGTGCGCCCGTGCGATAGTGAGAGCCGGTCGGGGAGGACACGAGAGCAGGGGATGAGCAGCTTCGACGCGCTGTGCGCCAACGAACCCGAACTGGCCGCGCTGCGCGCCTCGATCCGCGACTTCCTGGCCGCCGACCGCGCCGAGTTCGGTTGGGAGCCCGGGGTGGACACCTGGCTGTCGCAGTGGGACGAGGCCTTCAGCGCCCGCCTCGGCGACGCCGGCTACCTGGGCCTGACCATCCCCGTCGAGTACGGCGGGCGCGGCCTGGGACATCTGCACCGCTACGTCGTCACCGAGGAACTGCTGGTCGCCGGGGCGCCGGTGGCCGCGCACTGGATCGCCGACCGTCAGGTGGCGCCCGGGCTGATGACGTACGGCAACGAGGAACAGCGCCGCCGCATCCTGCCGCGCATCGCCGCCGGCCGGTTCTTCTCCGCGATCGGGATGAGCGAACCGCAGTCGGGTTCGGACCTGGCGGCCGCGGCCACCCGGGCCACCCGGACCGACGGCGGCTGGGTGCTGGGCGGCCGCAAAGTGTGGACCAGCGGGGCCCACCTGGCGCATCAGGTGGTGGTGCTGGCGCGCACCAGTCCGGCCGACCCCGACCGGCGGCACGCCGGCTTCAGCCAGTTCCTGGTACCCACCGATGCCGACGGGGTGCAGATCGACCCGATCGTGTCGATGGACGGCGAGCACCACTTCAACGAGACCATCTTCACCGACGTGTTCATCGCCGACGCCGACGTGCTCGGCGAGATCGGCAACGGCTGGCATCAGGTGACCGCCGAATTGTCCTTCGAGCGCAGCGGTCCCGAGCGCGTGCTGTCGACGGTGACGGTGATCCTGGCCGCGATCCGCGCGCTGGCCCGCGCCGATGCGGCCCCCGAGGCCGCCATCGGCGATCTGGCGGCGCGGCTGGTGTCGCTGCGGCAACTTTCGGTGTCGGTGGCCCGCGCGCTGACCGCAGGCGAATCCGCGGCCAATCAGGCTGCGCTGGTCAAGGACCTCGGCACTCGCTTCGAGCAGGATTCGGTGGCGTTGGTGACCGACCTGCTCGACCACCTCGACCCCGACAGCGCCGAGTATGCGCGGCTGCAGCGCATGCTGGATGTCGCCCGGGTGCATTCGCCGATGGTGACGCTGCGGGGCGGGACCAATGAGGTGCTGCGCGGGGTCGTCGCGCGCGGAATGGGGTTGCGATGAGCGCTTGCGCGAAGAGCGGAGAGCACCGATGAGCGAGGCTTTGGCGGGCGGCGTGTTCGCCGCGAATGCGGCCGGATCCGCCGACGAGCACGCCGAACTGCGGCGGTTGGTCGACGACATCGGCCGCCGGTCTTTCGAGGCCCGGATCGGCCAGCGGTCCCTGCCGGAGGCGTTCGACGCCGAGGCCTGGGCCGCGCTGGAGGACACCGGCCTGAGCCGGCTGACCAGCACGCCCGACCTGGAGGCCGGGCCCACCGAGGCGGCGATCGTGCTGCGCGGACTGGCCCGCCACGCGGTGGCCGCGCCGATCGCCGAGACCGATGTGCTGGCCGGGTGGCTGGCGGCGGCGGCGGGACTGCCGGTGCCCGAGGCCGGTCCGCTGACCGTGGCGATCGCCGACGCCGACGGGTCCGCGCGGGACGTGGCGTGGCCGCGGGTGTGCGCGGCGGTGGTGCTGGTGGCCCGCGCCGACGACGGGGTGCGGGTGTCGATCGCGCGGCCCGAGGACCTGGACCTCGTCGAGGGCCGCAACCTGGCCGGCGAACCCCGCGCGACCGTGCGCTTCGCGGCGTCGGCCGACGCGGTGCGCTGCGGTGCCGAGGTCGCCGACGAACTGGCCCGCCGCGGCGCCTGGGCGCGCTGCGTGCAGGTGCTCGGGGCGCTGGACGCCGCGGCGGAGATGACGGTGGCCCACACCCGGGAGCGGCAGCAGTTCGGCCGGGCGCTGAGCAAGTTCCAGGCCGTCCAGCATGCGCTGGCCCAGATGGCCGGTGAGATCGAACGCGGCCGGGCCGCAACCACTTTGGCGGTCGCGGCCGCCGCCGACCACGGCTTCGACAGCCCGCAGGCCGACTACGCCGTGACCCTGGCCAAGGTGGTGCTGGGCCGCGTCGTACCGGAGGTCACCACCACCGCGCATCAACTGCACGGCGCCATCGGCGTGACCCTCGAGCATTCGCTGTGGTCGGCGACCTTGCGGGCGCACAGTTGGATCGGCGAGTTCGGCAGCACCGGCCGGCACGCGCGTCGCCTCGGCCGGCGGGCGCTGGACGCGGGCGCCCGCGGCGACGACGGTGCGCTGTGGGACGCGCTGACCTGGGCGCGCTAGTCGCCAGCTGAGCGAATCGACGGCGGGCGTCGCGATCAATGCCGAGGATTCTCGCTACGTCGCGGCTGGAGCCCTCGGCATTGGTGATGGTGGCTGCGGCGGCGGCGGTTCAACGACCCTGGCGATGATCTCGGCGCAGCCGGGCCCACCTCAGGAGTCGAGCACCTCGGTGATCCGCTGGTGCACGTCGCCGATACCGCCGACGTCCAGACCGTAGGTGTTCATCAGCAGCGCGAGCACCTGCGAGGCGTTCTCGAAACGCACCCGCTCTCCTGGTTCCCCGGGCCGGTGGATCGCGAGGTGGCGGCCCCGCAGATTCCAGCGTGCACCGTCGATGATCATCGAGGCGGTCAGACCGACGACGAAGATCGACGCCGGATGCGTTGACACATACCAACTTCCGACCTGCAGGTCGATCGCGGGCCGCGGGCTGTCGGCGAAGATGTACACCGGCTGCCAGACGTCGCCGATCAACGTCTCCAGGAAGTACTCGTCGCCGCGCACACCGATGCGGTAGGGCTCGTTGGGCGTCTGCTGCACCAACCCCGGGACGAACTCGATGGGCGCGGTCAGCGTCTGCCCGCCGAATCCGACGTCGACCAAAAAGCGCCGCGGATCCCCGGGCACGCGGACCACCAGCAGCTGATGGGTCAGCGGCGTCGTCGGCGCGTCCAGACCCTCGGGGCGCATCCAGACCACCCGCGCGGTCAACGACTCGACGGCGTAGCCGAGCTCCTCGAGCGCGTAAGCCAGCAGACCGTTCTGCTCGAAGCAGTACCCGCCCCGGGCGCGCTGCACCATCTTGGCGCCCAACGCCTCGGCGCTCAGGTCGGCGACCGGGATGCCCATCAGCGGGTCCAGGTTCTCGAACGGGATGTGCGTCAGATGCGCCGTGACCAGCCCGTGCAGCGTCGCCAGGGTGGGTTCGACCGACCCGGCGTGACCGATCCTCGCCAGGTAGGCAGCGACGTCGAGCGCGGGCTGCGACCGGAGCGTCTGGGTGACCATGCCGACCATGATCGCGCCTGAACCTCGGTTTAGGTCAAGCGACTTTCCGACACGGCAGTGTTCGGCTCAGGTGCCCGTCCACTTGGGGGCGCGCTTCTCGGCGAAGGCGACGGCACCCTCCTGGGCATCCTTGGACATGAACACCGGGCCCAGGATCTTCATCTGTTCGGCCCACTGCTCCTCGGGTCCCCAGTAGCGCGCCTCGACGATGATCTTCTTGGTTGCCGCGACGGCCAGCGGACCGTTGGCGGTGATCTTCCCGGCCAGCGCGATCGCGGCGTCGAGCGCGCCGCCCGGCTCGGCCAGCACGCTGACCAGACCCAACTCGTGGGCCCGCTCGGCGGACAGGTTGTCGCCGGTCAGCGCGAGTTCCATCGCGATGGCGTACGGAATGCGCTGGGGCAGGCGCAGCAGCCCGCCGCCGCCGGCCACCAGACCGCGCTTGACCTCGGGGATGCCGAACGCCGAATCACGCGCCGCGACAATCAGATCCGTCGCCAACGCCACCTCGGTGCCACCGGCCAACGCGTACCCCTCGACCGCGGCGATCAGCGGCTTGGCCGGCGGGGACTCGGTGAAGCCCAGGCCGCGGCCCTCGATGTCGCAGCGCTCGCCGCGGGCGAACGCCTTGAGGTCCATACCCGCGCAGAACGACCCACCCGCACCGGTGAGCACGCCGACCGACAGGCCGGGGTCCTCGTCGAGCCGGTCCATCGCGTCGGCCAACCCCTGGCTGACGGCGAGGTTGACGGCGTTCTTGGCCTTGGGCCGGTTGATGGTGATGACCAGGATCCGGTCGCGCTGTTCGACCAGGACTGCGGGTTCGTTCGATTCGTCGCTCACACCCGACATCGTAAACGGTACGGTAAGGCCGTCGGGTGACGACCCGGCGAACTCGTCGACGCCGCCGGGTAACATTCAAACTAGAACACGTTTCAATTCATTCCCCAGGGGGATCCTGTGAGCCCGTCCGACCTCGACAACTCCACCACGGACGACGCCGGGCTCGCCGACCCCGAGGTCCTCGGCGAGATCACCAAGTGGGATCCGGTCCTCACCGAACAGGTGATGGGTGTGCTGAAACCGTTCCTCAAGATCTACCACCGTTCGGAGGTCCACGGCCTGGAGAACTTCCCGGCCGGCGGCGCCCTGGTGGTCTCCAACCATTCCGGCGGGATGCTCGCCATGGACGTCCCGGTGTTCGCGGCGGGTTTCTACGACCACTTCGGCTACGAGCGGCCGGTCTACACGCTGACCTTCGACCTGGTGTTCACCGGTCCGACCGCGGGGTTCTTCCGCAAGACCGGCTTCATCAAGGCCAACCACGACAACGCCGACGAGGCACTGCGCTCCGGCGGTGTCGTGGTGGTCTTCCCCGGCGGGGATTATGACGTCTACCGGCCGAGCACGGCCCGCCACAAGATCGACTTCGGCGGCCGCACCGGTTATGTCCGGGCGGCGCTGAACGCCGGGGTGCCCATCGTCCCGACCGTGGGGATCGGCGGGCAGGAGAGCCAGCTGTTCCTGTCCCGCGGCACCGGACTGGCCAAGGCGCTGCGGCTGGACAAGATGTTCCGGGCCAAGATCCTGCCGCTGTCGTTCGGCGTCCCGTTCGGCCTGTCGGCCGTGGTGCCGCTGAACGTGCCGCTGCCCACCAAGATCGTGCAGCAGGTACTGGAACCCATCGACATCGTCGCCGAGTTCGGCGAGGACCCCGACATCGACGAGGTCGACGCGCACGTGCGCCGCGTTATGCAGCGCGCGCTGGACGAGTTGGCCGCGCAGCGCCGTCTCCCGGTGATCGGCTGAGACGATGGCGAACCGCTCCAACCGCACCCTGCTGCGCGCCGCCGCCGAACTCCTCAACGCCGGCAACGGCGTGCGCCCGCTGGGCCGCAAGGGCTACGGCACCATTCCCGCCTTCGCGTTCGGCTGGCCCACCAGTGAGCTGGCCCCGCTGTACCTGGGCGGCTCGGCACTCGACGCGCTGCGTCGCGGCCTGCGCGGGGACTTCAACAGCGTCAAGGGCCGAATTGCCTTGGTACTGCACAGCATCAGCTGGGCGCTGCTGGTGCTCATCGCGCGCCGCAACGTGGCCTCCAAGCCGCACTTCGAGGAGGGGTTGCGCGACGCGCTGGGCCCCGATTACCAACAGGTGGCGGCCACCTCGGACCCCGCCGCCGGGGCCCGTCGCCGCGCCGGGGTGTTCGGCACGGGCTGGTCGCGGCGGCGCTACGTCACCAAAACCTCCACGGTGCGGTACGGCCCGTACGGTGGGGCCAACCTCGCCGACATCTGGCGCCGCGCCGACCTGCCCAAGGACGGCAAGGCACCGGTGCTGCTGCAGGTCCCCGGCGGCGCCTGGTCGATCGGCATGCGCCGGCCGCAGGCCTATCCGCTGCTCAGCCACCTGGCCGAACGCGGCTGGGTGTGCGTGTCGATCGCCTACCGGGTCAGCCCGCGCAACACCTGGCCGGACCACATCGTCGACGTCAAGCGCGCCCTGGCCTGGGTCAAGGAGAACATCGCCGAGTACGGCGGCGACCCCGACTTCGTCGCCATCACCGGCGGTTCGGCCGGCGGGCACCTGACCGCGCTGGCCGCGCTGACCCCGGGGGCCCCGGAATTCCAGCCGGGTTTCGAGGACGCCGACACCTCCGTGGTCGCCGCGGTCCCGGTGTACGGCCGCTACGACTGGTACAGCGACGAGGGCGCCGGACGCCGCGAATTCCTCGGGTTCCTGCGCCGGCTGGTCACCAAGGTGGACATCCGGACCCACCGCCAGGTCTACATCGACGCCTCCCCCATCGATCGCGTACACCCCGATGCCCCACCGTTTTTCGTGTTGCACGGCGCCGACGACTCGATCATCCCGGTGCCGGAGGGCCGCGAGTTCGTCGAGGCGCTGCGCGAGGTGTCGTCGGACACCGTCGCCTACGCGGAAATCCCGCACGCGCAGCACGCCTTCGACTTCTTCGGCTCCCCGCGCGGGCACTACACCGCCCAGGCCATCGAGCGGTTCCTGTCCTGGGTGCAGGCCCGCCGGCAGGAGGATTCCTAGCCGGCCGGGGCCAGCGCGTTCTCGACGGCGGTCAGCTGTTCGGAAAGTCCTGCGGCGCGGCGGATCTCGACCAGTTCCGCGACCATGGCCGAGGTGACCTCGTGGGCGTCGTCCACCGAGTCGCAGTCGGTCAGCACCGAGATGTTGAGCTGGTCGACGTAGCTCCACACGGTGATGTTGACGCCGCTGGCCGCGGTGATCGGACCCACGCTGTAGAGCTCGGTGACCAGCGCGCCGCCCACCCGGCCGCGCTCACGCGGGCCCGGGACATTGGAGATGTTGAGGTTGAGGACCTTGTTCTGCCCGTCGATGGCGGACAGCCGCTTGAAGGCCGCCTCCATGGCAACCGGCGGCATGTAGTTCGACCAGCGGCTGACCAGCTCCGGCCCGATCAGGTGGTTGCTCTCCTTGGCCAGGATCGCATCGGCGTGGGCCTGCCGGACCCGCTCCAGCGGATCTGCGAGGTGGATCGGCACGGGCATCATGACCCCGGTGAAGTAGTTCCCCGAGATCCGCTCCGAGGAGAAGTCGAAGCTCACCGGCACCGAGGCCAGCAGCGGGTGTTCGGCGTGCCCGTCGTAGTGCAGCGAAAGTTTGCGCAGCGCACCGGCGGACAGCGCCAGCACCAGATCGTTGATCGAGACGCCCAGCGCCGTCTTGGTCTCCTTGATGTCGGCCAGCGCCAGCGAGGCCGTCGCGAACCGGCGCTCGGGAGTCAGCACGTGGTTCATGAAGCTCGGCGGCGGGGTGAACGGCCGGGTCAGATCCGGCGCCAGGCGCCGCGTGCTGCGGCGCACCCGGTTGATGCCCGCGACGGTGTAGGCGATGGTCGAGGGGACCTGGGCCATGTGCCGGAAGTGATCTCGGAACGCCGTGCGCACCAGCTCGGATTTCGTTGGCGGCGGGTCGGTTTCATACAGCGCGCCCTCGTCGACCGGGCCGGCCTGCAGGTCCATGCCGCGGGCCAGTAGGTTGGCCGCCGCGACCCCGTCGGCCAGCGCGTGATGGATCTTATTGACGACGGCGATCCGCTTGCCCTCGAGCCCCTCGACGTAATACATCTCCCACAGCGGCCGCGTGCGGTCCAGCGGGGTGCTCGCGATCTCGGCGATGGCGTCGTCGAGTTCCCGTCGGCCGCCCGGCGCGGGCAGCGTCAGCGGCCGGATGTGATAGTCGAGGTCGACCTCGACGTTCTCCCGCCACATCGGGTGGTGGAACTTGAACGGGATGTCCACCAGCTGATAGCGCAGCGGCTCGAGCTTGTGCAGTCGGCCCTCGATGACGCGCCGGAACTCGTCGACCCCGAAGGTGCGGTCGCCGATGGCACTCAACTCGACGATCGCGATCTTGAGGGTGTGCATGTGCACGTTCGGCGCCTCGGAGTACAGCAGGAAGGCGTCCCACCCGGTGAGTCTCTTCATGCCGCACCCCTCGCTGCTCCGGCCCCCTGCGGGGAACCCTACAAGCGGGGGCGGCCTCAGATGGCCTGTTTGGCTCGCGACACGGCCCGGTCGTGGTGAATCTGGTTGAGGAACAGTCCGATTGCCGTCGCGGCCGCCCCTGTCCGGGCGCCGTCGGTCATGTCGAAACCGTGTCCGGCGCCGGGCAATTCGAGGTAGCCGACCGGTGCGCGCGACACGTCGCGCAGCCGGGCGACGAAGTCGCGGGCCTGGGCCACCGGGATGATCGTGTCGCCGCTGCCGTGCAGCACCAGGAACGGCGGCGCGGCGGCGTGCACCCGCGCGATCGGGGAGGCCTTGCGGAACACCTCGGGGTCGCGGTCCATCCTGCCGTTGACCACGACGCGTTCGAGGAAGTCGACGAAGCGGTCGCGCTCCGGGGTGGAGCGGTCCTCCCAGCAGTAGCGGCCGTAGACGCCGACCACGGCGTCCACGGAGGTGTCCGAGCCCTCCGGCAGATGCTGCTGGTACTCGCGGTCACCGGCGGTGAGCCCGGCCAGCGCGGCCAGATGCCCGCCCGCCGAACACCCGGCGATGGTGACGAAGTCGCGGTCGCCGCCGAAGCGGTCCACGTTGGCCCGCGCCCAGGCGATCGCGGCCTTGACGTCGGCGATGTGCTGCGGCCAGCGGTGCCCGGGGGCCACCCGGTACTCCACCGACAGGCAGACCCAGCCGAGTTCGGCCAGGTGCGACATCAGCGCGTAGCCCTGCAGGGCGCGGCCGCCGTGCACCCACGCGCCGCCGGGCACGAAGATCATCACGGGCGCCGGTTGCACCGGCAGGTCGCGATGCCGCCACACGTCGAGCAGCTGGGTCGGCTCCTCGCCGTAGCGCACCGAGGACCGGTGCAGGTGCCGGCGGTGCTCACAGGCCCGCAGCAACGGCGGCGTCCGATCCGGGGCGGGCCAGGCCACGTCGAGGTCCTGTTCGGCCACGATGCCGCGCAGCGCCGCGGCGGCCACCGCGTGCGTCTGGTCGCGCTCGGCCTGGCGCACCTTGCCCATCCCGGGGGTGAACCAGGACTTGGTGGCCGAACCGATGATCTCCGGCGCGTGCCGGCCGGCCCACATGCTGATGGCCGTGTAACCGCCGAGTTGTTCGAGGTGCTTGCCGATCACGGGGAGTTGCGCGCCCGCGGCGGTGGCCGCCAGCAGGGCGTCCGCCGGGCCGGTGCGCAGCAACGCCTCCGCCCGCGACCACAGCGTCGGTTCGGGATTCCGGGCCTGCGATCCTGCCGTCATGGCGCGACTGTACCTCCGTTGCGCCCGCCGATCGGTGCAGAGTGAGCAAATTTCGCAAAGTGTCTCTCGGTGACACTATTTGGCCTGTCTGTAAACCACGGACGCCCCTGGCAAAGCCGCTTTTCCGGGCCCTTGACACCCGTCAACTTTGCGCCCAGTACTCTCAGTCCGATGAGCGCCGCGCATATCCACCCTGAGCTGCGCAAACTTGCCAGGGTGGTCCCGAAGGCCCCGATCCGGGCCGCCACGCTGCCGCTGTTCCGTGCCGCCTCCCGGCTGCAGAAGAAGTTCCCGGCCCGCGGCGTCACGGTGTTGACCACCAGCGCCGGCGTCGAGGTGCGCCTGCATCGCCCCCGCACCGTCGGTCCGCCCGCGCCGGCCATGCTGTGGATCCACGGCGGCGGCTACGTGCTGGGCACCGCCGCCCAGGACGACGTGCTGTGCCGCAAGTTCGCGCGCCAGCTCGGCATCACCGTCGCCGCCCCCGAGTACGGCCTGGCCCCCGAGCACCCCTACCCGCACGCGCTCGAGGAGTGCTACTCGGCGCTGCTGTGGCTGGCGTCGCTGCCCTCGGTCGACCCGAACCGCATCGTCATCGCCGGCGGCAGCGCGGGCGGCGGCCTGGCCGCGCAGCTGGCGTTCTTGGCCCGCGACCGCGGCGAGATCACGCCGGTGGCACAGCACCTGGTGTACCCGATGCTCGACGACCGCTCGGCCTCCGGGCACAACCCCGGCTTCCGGCTGTGGGATCACCGCAGCAACGTGTTCGGTTGGGACGCCTACCTCGCCGACGCCGACCCCGAACAGGTGGTCCCCGCCCGGCGCACCGACCTGGCGGGTCTGCCGCCGGCCTGGATCGGCGTCGGCACCCTCGACCTGTTCCACGACGAGGACATCGAGTACGCGCAACGGCTCAACGACGCCGGCGTGCCGGCCGAGCTCGACGTCGTCGACGGCGCCTTCCACGGCTTCGATCAGATCGCCGAGAAAACCTTGGTGGCACGGGATTTCTTCGACCGGCAGTGCGAGTTCCTGCGCGGTCGCTTCACCGAAAAACAACCGGAGGCAAGCTCGTGAGCAGCGAGATCAAGGCACTGCGGGAAGCCGTCTCGGGGCTACTGCAGAAACATTCCAGCGAGGCGCGGGTGCGCGAGTTGATGGCCACCGACACCGGCCACGACGAGACCGCCTGGGCCGAACTGAGCGACATGGGTCTGCTCGGGCTGGCCGTGCCCGAACAGTTCGGCGGGGCCGGCGCGGGCCACGTCGAGATGAGCGCGGTGTGCGAGGAGATGGGCCGCGCGCTGCTGTGCGGACCGTTCTTCTCCACCGCCGTCCTGGCGCCCGCGCTGCTGGCCGCCGGCGGGGACGCCGCCGAGCAGGCCCGGGTGCTGCCGACGATCGCCGACGGCAGCGCGGTGGTCGCCCTGGCGTTCGCCGAGGGCACCGCGGCCACCCCGCCCGCCGAACCGGCCACCGCCGCAGCGGAATCCGCCGACGGCTGGCGGCTGACCGGCGAGAAGAACTACGTGCTCGACGCCGGTGCCGCCGACGTGCTCTACGTGCTGGCGGCGACGCCGCAGGGCCCGTCGGTGTTCGCGGTGCAGCGCGGGGCCGCCGGCTTCGAAGCGCTGCCGCTGACCGGCGTGGACCTGACCCGCAAGCTGCACCGCGTCCGGTTCTCGGACACCCCGGCGCGGTTGGTCGGCGAGCCCGGTACCGGCGCCGCGACGTTCGCCGCGGCCCTGGAGGCCGGCGGCGTGGCGATGCTCGGTGAGCAGGCCGGCGGCACCTACCGCGCCATGCAGATGGCCGTGGACTACGCCCGCACCCGATTCCAGTTCGGCCGGGCGATCGGCAGCTTCCAGGCCGTCAAGCACATGTGCGCCGACATGCTGCTCGAGGCCGAGTCCGCGGTGTCGGCCGCGCGGCACGTCGCGGCCGCCTACGACGCCGGCGACGCCAACCGCGCCGCCGATCTCGCGCTGGCCCAGGCCTATTGCGGGGACGCCTACGTGACCGTCGCCGCGACCGGCATCCAGGTCCACGGCGGCATCGGCTTCACCTGGGAGCATCCCGCCCACCTGTACCTGCGGCGGGCCCGCACCGATGCCCAACTGCTCGGCGACCCGGCCTGGCACCGCGAACGTTACCTGCAGCTGAAGGGGGCGTGATGGACGACATTCGCGCACAAGTCCGAGAGTTCCTGGCCGCCAACTGGACCCCCGGCATGGACCGCGGCCAGTGGGCCCAGCTGGTGTTCGACAACGGCTGGGCCGTGCCCAGCTGGGAGCAAGAGTGGTACGGCCGCGGGCTCAGCGACGGCGAATCCCGGGTGGTGGCAGCCGAATTCAAGGAGGCCGGCGCGCCCGGCACGGGCCACGACCGGTCGAACCTGTTCGCCTGCACGCTGCACGACGCCGGCACCGAGGAGCAGAAGCGGCGGCTGATCCCGCCGTCGCTGCGCGGGGAGACCAAGTGGTGCCTGCTCTACAGCGAACCCGGCGCCGGTTCCGACCTGGCCGGGCTGCGCACCCGCGCCGACCGCGACGGCGACCGCTTCATCATCAACGGGCAGAAGGTGTGGACGTCGTTCGCCGCCAAGGCCGACTACGGCCTGCTGGTGGCGCGCACCGACTGGGACGTGCCCAAGCACAAGGGGATCAGCTTCTTCATGTTCCCCATGCGCCAGCCCGGCGTCGAGGTCCGGCCCATCCACCAGATCACCGGTGAGTCGGAGTTCAACGAGGTGTTCATCACCGACGCCGCGGTGCCGGCCGAGAACCTGATCGGCCCGCTCAACGGCGGGTGGGGTGTGCTGCAGACCGCGCTGGGCTACGAGCGGCGCCTGATGGGCGACCTGGCGCGGACCGCCCGGTCCTCCGGTCAGACCGACGCCGGCCGGGACAGCCTGATCACGCTGGCCGCCGACCACGGCAAGATCTCCGACAGCCACACCCGGCAGCAGATCGCGCGGATCGACGGCCTGGTGGCGGCCAACCGCTGGAACAACCAGCGCGCCAAGGCCACCGGCGGGCTGCAGGCCGCGGCCCTGCTGGCGCTGAGCAAGATCGCGATGTCGCGGATCCTGCACGAGACCGCCCGGGTGCAGACCGAGATCACCGGTGCCGAGTCGATGCTCGCCGGCCCGGAGAACCCGGTGGGCGACGGCGTGACGTTCCGCGCACTCAACGCCTACTTCACCTCCATCGGCGGTGGCACCGACCAGATCCAGCGCAACATCGTCGGCGAGCGGGTGCTGGGCCTGCCCAAGGAGCCGGAACCCTACCGCGAGACCGCATTCCGCGAGCTACCGCACTGACCGGTAGACCACCGCACCGGCGATGACGGTCGCGGCCACCAGGTCCGCGTCCAACCGGGCCAGCGCCTGCGTCGGTGCCGCGTGGAGCACGCACAGGTCCCCTGGTGCGCCCGGTTCGATCGCGCGCACCCGGTCCGGTTCCTCGGCGTGGCCCAGGAACATCGCCAGCGCGGCCTCGGCCGAGATCCGCTCGCGCTCGCCGAGCACCACACCCTTGGGCGTGCGGCGGGTCACCGCGGCCCGCATGGCCGCCCACGGATCGCCGGCGCCGAACGGCACATCCGTCGAGAGGGCCAGGCGCACACCGGCATCCCGCAGCGAGGCGACCCGCCACAGCTGCG
It encodes the following:
- a CDS encoding acyl-CoA dehydrogenase family protein — protein: MDDIRAQVREFLAANWTPGMDRGQWAQLVFDNGWAVPSWEQEWYGRGLSDGESRVVAAEFKEAGAPGTGHDRSNLFACTLHDAGTEEQKRRLIPPSLRGETKWCLLYSEPGAGSDLAGLRTRADRDGDRFIINGQKVWTSFAAKADYGLLVARTDWDVPKHKGISFFMFPMRQPGVEVRPIHQITGESEFNEVFITDAAVPAENLIGPLNGGWGVLQTALGYERRLMGDLARTARSSGQTDAGRDSLITLAADHGKISDSHTRQQIARIDGLVAANRWNNQRAKATGGLQAAALLALSKIAMSRILHETARVQTEITGAESMLAGPENPVGDGVTFRALNAYFTSIGGGTDQIQRNIVGERVLGLPKEPEPYRETAFRELPH